One Nitrospina watsonii DNA segment encodes these proteins:
- the purL gene encoding phosphoribosylformylglycinamidine synthase subunit PurL — MSAPPPITAEQVAQHGLTKAEYQRICDLLGRKPNLAELGIFSAMWSEHCSYKSSKPHLKTLPTEGPRVLQGPGENAGVVDIGDGLAAVFKIESHNHPSFIEPYQGAATGVGGILRDIFTMGARPIALLNSLRFGNPDSPKMRYLFNGVVKGIAGYGNCIGVPTVGGDIYFDDCYDGNILVNVFCLGLARADKIFLGNASGVGNAIVYVGSKTGRDGIHGAVMSSAEFDDSTEEKRPTVQVGDPFMEKLLLEACLEIMQKDWVVGVQDMGAAGLTSSAFEMAERADSGVSLDLDAVPVRETGMNAYEIMLSESQERMVFVIESGHEEEALAIFRKWDLDAAVIGRVTDDRHMRIRSHGEEVVALPIEVVVHGATETHRPTRKPKYLETAQHLNLHEIEVLGRGDDALKKLLASPTIASKECVFDQYDHMVGLNTLVLPGSDAAVLRIPDSEKALAISVDCNSRYCYLDPFQGAQIAVAESCRNLVCSGAEPVGVTNCLNFGNPENPEIMWQFEQAVRGLGDFCRFFNIPVVSGNVSLYNETKGEAIFPTPTVAVVGLLEDRSRHMTQWFKQPGHRIGVLGLTLEELGGSEYLKLMFDRCQGKPPVLNPKEEMDVQQLCLGWIRNGLIASAHDCSEGGLAVALAESCFSGPEPLGAAVELETTLRPDAVAFGESQSRIVVSFEESRLEALEAGARQAGVEFQTLGTVGGSGFHVNINGEPYIQQDLDVLAGIWKHSLSHYANRVSR, encoded by the coding sequence ATGAGTGCGCCGCCGCCCATCACCGCCGAACAGGTGGCCCAGCACGGACTGACCAAAGCCGAGTACCAGCGCATCTGCGACCTGCTCGGACGCAAACCGAATCTCGCCGAGCTCGGCATCTTCTCCGCCATGTGGAGCGAGCATTGCAGTTACAAAAGCTCCAAGCCGCATCTGAAAACCCTGCCCACCGAGGGTCCGCGCGTGTTGCAGGGCCCGGGCGAGAACGCGGGCGTGGTCGATATCGGCGACGGGCTGGCGGCGGTGTTCAAGATCGAAAGCCACAATCACCCGTCGTTTATCGAACCGTATCAGGGCGCGGCGACGGGCGTCGGCGGCATCCTGCGCGACATCTTCACCATGGGCGCGCGCCCCATCGCGCTGCTCAACTCGCTGCGCTTCGGCAACCCCGACAGTCCGAAAATGCGTTACCTGTTCAACGGTGTGGTGAAGGGCATCGCCGGGTATGGCAACTGCATCGGTGTGCCGACCGTTGGCGGCGACATTTATTTCGATGACTGTTACGACGGCAACATCCTGGTCAACGTGTTCTGCCTGGGGCTGGCACGGGCCGATAAAATTTTTCTGGGCAACGCCTCCGGCGTCGGCAACGCCATTGTGTACGTCGGTTCGAAAACCGGACGCGACGGCATCCACGGCGCGGTCATGTCGTCGGCGGAGTTCGACGACTCGACTGAGGAAAAACGCCCGACGGTGCAGGTGGGTGATCCCTTCATGGAAAAACTGCTGCTCGAAGCCTGTCTGGAGATCATGCAGAAAGACTGGGTGGTGGGCGTGCAGGACATGGGCGCGGCGGGACTGACCTCATCGGCGTTCGAAATGGCGGAACGCGCCGACAGCGGTGTGTCTTTGGACCTCGATGCCGTGCCGGTGCGCGAAACTGGCATGAATGCCTACGAGATCATGCTCTCCGAATCGCAGGAGCGCATGGTGTTCGTCATCGAAAGCGGTCACGAGGAGGAAGCGCTGGCGATTTTCCGCAAGTGGGATCTCGACGCCGCCGTCATCGGCCGCGTCACCGACGACCGTCATATGCGCATCCGTTCGCACGGCGAGGAAGTGGTGGCTCTGCCCATCGAAGTGGTGGTGCACGGCGCGACGGAGACGCACCGCCCGACGCGCAAACCGAAATACCTCGAAACCGCCCAGCATCTGAACCTGCATGAAATCGAAGTCCTCGGACGCGGCGACGACGCGCTCAAAAAACTGTTGGCCAGCCCGACGATCGCCAGCAAGGAATGTGTGTTCGATCAATACGACCACATGGTGGGTCTCAACACGCTGGTTTTGCCGGGATCGGACGCCGCCGTGCTGCGCATCCCGGATTCGGAAAAGGCTCTCGCCATCTCTGTGGACTGCAACAGCCGGTATTGCTACCTCGACCCGTTTCAGGGAGCGCAGATTGCCGTGGCCGAGAGTTGCCGCAATCTCGTTTGCTCCGGCGCGGAGCCGGTCGGCGTGACCAACTGCCTCAACTTCGGCAACCCGGAGAACCCCGAAATCATGTGGCAGTTCGAGCAGGCCGTGCGCGGTCTGGGCGATTTCTGCCGGTTTTTCAACATTCCTGTGGTCAGTGGGAATGTCAGTCTCTATAATGAAACTAAAGGCGAAGCGATATTTCCCACACCCACCGTGGCGGTGGTGGGCTTGCTGGAGGATCGGTCCCGGCACATGACCCAGTGGTTCAAACAGCCGGGGCACCGCATCGGCGTGTTGGGCCTGACGTTGGAAGAACTGGGCGGCAGCGAATACCTGAAATTGATGTTCGATCGGTGCCAGGGCAAACCTCCTGTATTGAATCCCAAAGAAGAGATGGACGTCCAGCAGCTGTGCCTGGGCTGGATCCGCAACGGCCTCATCGCTTCCGCGCATGATTGTTCGGAAGGCGGGCTGGCGGTGGCGCTGGCGGAATCCTGCTTCTCGGGTCCGGAGCCCTTGGGCGCGGCGGTGGAGTTGGAAACCACGCTGCGTCCCGACGCCGTGGCCTTTGGGGAATCGCAATCGCGCATCGTCGTTTCATTTGAGGAATCCCGGCTGGAGGCATTGGAAGCCGGCGCGCGTCAGGCGGGGGTCGAGTTTCAGACCCTCGGCACCGTCGGCGGCTCGGGATTCCACGTGAACATCAACGGCGAACCGTACATTCAACAGGACCTGGATGTGCTGGCCGGCATCTGGAAACATTCTTTGAGCCATTATGCCAATCGAGTTTCCCGCTAA
- the purF gene encoding amidophosphoribosyltransferase — MPIEFPANDKFHDECGVVAVYGHAEAANLAYLGLYALQHRGQESAGIATSDRGKMYVELGMGLVADIFTSQRIKKLPGNMSVGHNRYSTAGESQIVNAQPCVINYAKGSLALAHNGNLVNADEIREVLVEAGAIFQSTNDSEVIVHLIAHSHGDSFVDRVIEALSAVQGAYSLALMTEHEIVVARDPHGFRPLCLGQLDGAYVVASESCVMDLIEAEYLREVEPGEVLLINEQGLQSFFPFRKQETRRCIFEHIYFARPDSRIFGEYTYSVRKRMGKALARQSPVEADIVVPVPDSGNLSALGYSEESGIAFEMALIRNHYVGRTFIEPQSPIRHFGVKVKLNAVKELIDGKRVIIIDDSIVRGTTSRKIVKMVREAGAKEVHVRISSPPTLFPCFYGIDTPNREELIASRHNLEETRRFITADTLEYLHMEDMLEVMGEDKGKFCSACFDGNYPVDIDGRGHQPIQLQLFGSETPEA; from the coding sequence ATGCCAATCGAGTTTCCCGCTAACGACAAATTTCACGATGAGTGCGGCGTCGTCGCCGTGTACGGTCACGCCGAAGCGGCGAACCTCGCTTACCTGGGGTTGTACGCGCTGCAGCACCGGGGGCAGGAAAGCGCCGGCATCGCCACCAGCGACCGCGGCAAGATGTACGTCGAACTGGGCATGGGCCTGGTGGCGGACATCTTCACCTCGCAACGCATCAAAAAACTGCCCGGCAACATGTCCGTCGGCCACAACCGTTATTCCACCGCAGGCGAGAGCCAGATCGTCAACGCCCAGCCTTGTGTCATCAACTACGCCAAGGGATCGCTGGCGCTGGCGCACAACGGCAACCTCGTCAACGCCGACGAAATCCGCGAAGTGCTGGTGGAAGCCGGGGCCATTTTTCAATCGACCAACGACAGTGAAGTGATCGTCCACCTCATCGCGCACAGCCACGGCGACTCGTTCGTTGATCGCGTCATCGAAGCCCTGTCTGCGGTGCAGGGCGCGTATTCGCTGGCGTTGATGACGGAACATGAAATTGTGGTGGCGCGCGACCCGCACGGGTTCCGGCCGCTGTGCCTGGGGCAACTCGACGGTGCGTACGTGGTGGCGTCGGAATCCTGCGTGATGGACCTCATCGAGGCCGAATACCTGCGTGAGGTGGAGCCGGGGGAAGTCCTGCTCATCAATGAACAGGGATTGCAGTCGTTCTTCCCGTTCCGCAAGCAGGAGACGCGGCGCTGCATTTTCGAACACATTTATTTTGCGCGGCCGGACAGCCGGATTTTCGGCGAGTACACGTATTCGGTGCGCAAGCGCATGGGCAAGGCGCTGGCGCGGCAATCGCCGGTGGAGGCCGACATCGTGGTGCCGGTGCCTGACTCCGGCAACCTGTCGGCGCTCGGCTATTCGGAGGAATCCGGCATCGCCTTCGAGATGGCGCTCATCCGCAACCACTACGTCGGGCGCACGTTCATCGAACCGCAGTCGCCGATCCGGCACTTCGGCGTGAAGGTCAAGCTGAATGCGGTCAAGGAATTGATCGACGGCAAGCGTGTCATCATCATCGACGATTCCATCGTGCGCGGAACCACCAGCCGCAAGATCGTGAAGATGGTGCGCGAGGCGGGCGCGAAAGAAGTGCACGTGCGCATCAGTTCGCCGCCCACGTTGTTCCCCTGCTTTTATGGCATCGACACACCCAACCGTGAAGAATTGATCGCGTCGCGGCACAACCTGGAAGAAACGCGTAGGTTCATCACCGCCGACACACTGGAGTACCTGCACATGGAGGACATGCTGGAAGTCATGGGCGAGGACAAGGGCAAGTTCTGCTCGGCATGTTTCGACGGCAATTACCCGGTGGACATCGACGGGCGCGGTCACCAACCCATACAACTGCAACTGTTCGGCAGCGAAACGCCGGAGGCGTGA
- a CDS encoding UPF0182 family membrane protein, which produces MKFSRKWLLVLGAIALFLLLSTEKLITFYIDLVWFDKYGLLSVIWTILGSQFGFGFLFGGLFLAVTFGILRRVYQKTSHLPVILADQTRRDMPFLEMVADNLKPLVLLLPLVFSVFIGLIAAERWDVTLKFLNHVKFGEADPIFHKDYSFYLFTLPFLEMVKGWLWAGLALIGFGVSLIYFFKQYIFLSPKGFATLPEARRTLSWLAAFAFLNLAFDMYLRRYGLLIQSDSQVVAGISYIDDWGRLPAYNLLIALSFFGTALSILNINRENLRRIFIWAGAVVVIYAVGNVYPGLLTRFVVAPNELEKETPYIEHTIAGTNRGFDLKDVEENVLTGANTLDAEAVRKNDLTIENIRLWDQAPLLDTLGQIQEIRTYYQFKSVDNDRYIVDGKYQQTLLSPRELDSTSLPNRTWINEHLTFTHGYGLSLSPVNQMTPEGLPVLHIKDIPPQSSINLQVTQPEIYYGEMTEDYVFVNTGTEEFDYPKGEKNVYKNYEGKGGIAVNSFLRKVMLATRFKTTKILFSNDIVNDSHVLMYRNITERVQTVAPFLKLDRDPYLVITEDGRLKWLYDAYTTSDKFPYSQSIRDPEVIRGVANYIRNSVKIVIDAYDGDMTFYITEPDDPIIATYAKLFPVMFEPLEKMPDDLRKHIRYPADLFAIQAFVYGTYHMETPQVFYNKEDQWQIPVIDGTLMQPYYTIMKLPNKDKEEYILMLPFTPRNKENLSAWMVARSDGADYGKMAAYTFPKQKLVYGPSQVVARINQDAVISRQISLWDQRGSNVIQGNLLVIPLDESLIYVRPLYLKAEGGKIPELKRVIVSYLDQVAMEPTLQQALAKIFPGLSTQDLPDTIIGESGEKKDVTARAKVEAKTGTGTEQTLTAPTGSILLKKSDYLKIKEHYQRALRSQDLLDNAFSGYKEDLKDLGEILENADVVEQPVVKKEKEGTPPAAE; this is translated from the coding sequence ATGAAATTTTCCCGCAAATGGTTGTTGGTACTGGGTGCAATCGCCCTGTTCCTGTTGCTGTCCACCGAAAAGCTCATCACGTTTTACATCGATCTCGTCTGGTTCGACAAATACGGACTGCTGTCCGTCATCTGGACCATCCTCGGATCGCAATTCGGCTTCGGGTTTCTGTTCGGCGGCCTGTTTCTGGCCGTGACCTTCGGCATCCTGCGGCGCGTGTACCAGAAGACCTCGCACCTGCCGGTGATCCTGGCCGACCAGACCCGGCGCGACATGCCGTTTCTGGAAATGGTGGCCGACAACCTGAAACCGCTGGTGCTGCTGCTGCCGTTGGTGTTCAGCGTGTTCATCGGCCTCATTGCGGCGGAACGCTGGGACGTGACGCTGAAATTCCTCAATCACGTCAAATTCGGCGAAGCCGATCCCATTTTCCATAAAGACTATTCCTTTTATCTTTTCACGCTGCCCTTTCTGGAGATGGTGAAAGGCTGGCTGTGGGCGGGGCTGGCATTGATCGGTTTCGGCGTCTCGCTCATTTACTTTTTCAAACAATATATTTTCCTGTCGCCGAAGGGCTTCGCCACCCTGCCGGAAGCGCGCCGGACGCTGTCGTGGCTGGCCGCCTTTGCGTTCCTGAACCTAGCCTTCGACATGTACCTGCGTCGCTACGGGTTGCTGATCCAGTCCGATTCGCAGGTGGTGGCGGGCATCAGTTATATCGACGACTGGGGCCGCCTCCCGGCGTACAACCTGCTCATCGCTCTGTCTTTCTTCGGCACGGCGCTCAGCATCCTCAACATCAACCGGGAAAACCTGCGCCGCATCTTCATCTGGGCCGGCGCGGTGGTCGTGATCTATGCCGTCGGCAACGTGTATCCCGGCCTGTTGACGCGGTTCGTCGTCGCCCCCAACGAACTGGAAAAAGAAACGCCGTACATCGAGCACACCATCGCCGGCACCAACCGCGGTTTCGATTTGAAAGACGTGGAAGAAAACGTGCTCACCGGCGCCAACACGCTGGACGCCGAAGCCGTCCGCAAAAACGACCTGACCATCGAGAACATCCGGTTGTGGGACCAGGCCCCCCTGCTGGACACACTGGGCCAGATTCAGGAGATCCGCACCTACTACCAGTTTAAATCGGTGGATAATGACCGTTACATCGTGGACGGCAAATACCAGCAGACCCTGCTGTCGCCGCGCGAGCTGGATTCCACCAGCCTGCCCAACCGCACGTGGATCAACGAGCACCTGACCTTCACCCACGGCTACGGCCTTTCGTTGAGCCCCGTTAACCAGATGACGCCCGAAGGACTGCCCGTTCTTCATATCAAGGACATTCCGCCGCAGTCTTCGATCAACCTGCAGGTCACACAGCCGGAAATCTATTACGGAGAGATGACGGAGGACTACGTATTCGTCAACACCGGCACCGAGGAGTTCGACTACCCCAAAGGCGAAAAGAACGTTTACAAAAACTATGAAGGCAAGGGCGGCATTGCGGTCAACTCCTTCCTGCGCAAAGTGATGCTGGCGACCCGTTTCAAAACCACCAAGATCCTGTTCTCGAATGACATCGTCAACGACAGCCATGTGCTGATGTACCGCAACATCACCGAACGCGTGCAAACGGTCGCGCCGTTTCTCAAGCTGGACCGGGACCCGTACCTGGTGATCACCGAAGACGGCCGGTTAAAGTGGCTCTACGACGCCTACACCACGAGCGACAAGTTTCCCTACTCGCAGTCGATCCGCGATCCGGAAGTGATCCGCGGCGTCGCCAATTACATCCGCAATTCCGTCAAGATCGTCATCGACGCCTACGACGGCGACATGACCTTTTACATCACGGAACCGGACGACCCCATCATCGCCACTTACGCAAAGCTGTTCCCGGTCATGTTCGAGCCTCTGGAGAAAATGCCGGACGATCTGCGCAAGCACATCCGCTACCCGGCGGACCTGTTCGCCATCCAGGCGTTCGTGTACGGCACCTATCACATGGAAACGCCGCAGGTGTTCTACAACAAGGAAGACCAGTGGCAGATTCCCGTGATCGACGGCACGCTGATGCAGCCCTACTACACCATCATGAAACTGCCGAATAAGGACAAGGAAGAGTACATCCTGATGCTGCCCTTCACCCCGCGCAACAAGGAAAACCTGTCGGCGTGGATGGTGGCGCGCAGTGACGGCGCGGACTACGGCAAGATGGCGGCGTACACGTTCCCGAAGCAGAAGCTGGTGTACGGGCCGTCGCAGGTCGTGGCGCGCATCAACCAGGACGCGGTGATCTCCCGCCAGATTTCATTGTGGGATCAGCGTGGGTCCAACGTCATCCAGGGCAACCTGCTGGTCATCCCCCTGGATGAATCGTTGATCTACGTGCGCCCGCTGTACCTGAAGGCGGAAGGGGGCAAGATTCCAGAACTGAAACGCGTGATCGTGAGCTATCTCGACCAGGTCGCCATGGAACCCACTCTCCAGCAGGCCCTGGCGAAAATTTTTCCGGGCCTCAGCACCCAGGATCTGCCGGATACGATCATCGGCGAAAGCGGTGAGAAAAAAGATGTGACGGCCCGCGCCAAGGTCGAGGCCAAAACCGGGACCGGGACCGAGCAAACCCTGACGGCCCCCACGGGCAGTATCCTGCTCAAGAAGTCGGACTACCTGAAGATCAAGGAACACTATCAGCGCGCCCTGCGCTCGCAGGACCTTCTTGACAATGCGTTTTCGGGCTACAAGGAAGACCTGAAAGACCTGGGAGAGATTCTGGAAAACGCGGACGTGGTGGAACAGCCTGTCGTGAAGAAAGAGAAGGAAGGGACGCCGCCCGCCGCGGAATAA
- a CDS encoding thioredoxin family protein: MALAHSTMVPLGTQAPAFELPGTDGKLYSLDSFQDKEVLAIVFMCNHCPYVKAVLPRLIDLQNRFAGKSVQFVGINANDAVKYPDDSMESMQRIVKEKNIPFPYLFDETQQVAKAYDAVCTPDIYVFGSERTLQYRGRIDDNWEHPEKVTKHDLEDALNAILDGQLMTQEQIPSMGCSIKWK; this comes from the coding sequence ATGGCTTTGGCTCATTCCACCATGGTCCCGTTGGGAACGCAGGCTCCGGCTTTCGAACTCCCCGGCACCGACGGCAAACTGTACTCGCTCGACAGCTTTCAAGACAAGGAAGTGCTGGCGATCGTTTTCATGTGCAACCACTGCCCGTACGTGAAAGCCGTGCTGCCGCGCCTGATCGATCTGCAAAACCGTTTTGCCGGCAAGAGCGTGCAGTTCGTCGGCATCAATGCCAACGACGCGGTCAAATACCCCGACGATTCGATGGAAAGCATGCAGCGCATCGTCAAAGAAAAAAACATTCCGTTTCCGTACCTGTTCGACGAGACCCAGCAAGTCGCAAAGGCTTACGATGCCGTGTGCACGCCGGATATCTATGTATTCGGATCGGAACGCACGTTGCAGTACCGGGGCCGCATCGACGACAACTGGGAGCATCCGGAAAAAGTAACGAAGCATGATCTGGAAGACGCACTGAACGCCATCCTCGATGGGCAACTCATGACCCAAGAGCAGATCCCATCCATGGGCTGTTCCATCAAATGGAAATGA
- a CDS encoding radical SAM protein: protein MKLAPKVPIPEQAPVIDRVPEVPMTGLETLWLQTGGTLCNLACTHCFISCHPKNDSIPFMTLQQTRARLEESVSLNVQDYYITGGEVFLNPEIFEILEAILEYGPCTILTNGLLLTPIRVERLVEIQKKATHAMHFRVSLDSLDEQENDAIRGENCFRLAMQGVANLSKAGFSTHLTMVRSWDDEEDAVWEEKALAFMKDHHVPEPQVKFLPGFLMGELAHTERGYHENERVTEKCFENYPITNLQCSSSRMATSQGVYVCPILVEEPSAKMGDTLEETMRPFPLSHPACYTCRISGMTCKS, encoded by the coding sequence ATGAAACTCGCACCGAAAGTCCCCATTCCCGAGCAGGCCCCGGTGATCGACCGCGTGCCGGAAGTGCCGATGACAGGTCTCGAAACATTGTGGCTGCAAACCGGCGGCACGTTGTGCAACCTCGCCTGCACGCATTGCTTCATCAGTTGCCATCCCAAAAACGACAGCATCCCGTTCATGACGCTCCAGCAGACACGCGCCCGGCTGGAGGAGTCCGTCAGTCTGAACGTGCAGGATTACTACATCACCGGCGGCGAGGTGTTTTTGAATCCGGAGATTTTCGAAATTCTCGAAGCCATTCTCGAATACGGGCCGTGCACCATTTTGACCAACGGCTTGCTGCTGACGCCGATACGCGTCGAGCGTCTGGTGGAAATTCAAAAGAAGGCCACGCACGCAATGCATTTCCGGGTCAGCCTTGACAGCCTCGACGAACAGGAAAATGACGCCATCCGCGGCGAAAATTGTTTCCGCCTCGCCATGCAGGGCGTGGCCAACCTGTCGAAGGCGGGGTTTTCCACACATCTGACGATGGTGCGCAGTTGGGACGACGAGGAAGACGCCGTTTGGGAAGAAAAAGCCCTTGCCTTCATGAAAGACCACCACGTGCCCGAGCCGCAGGTGAAGTTTCTACCGGGATTCCTGATGGGCGAACTGGCGCACACCGAACGCGGCTATCACGAGAACGAACGCGTCACCGAAAAATGTTTCGAGAATTACCCCATCACCAACCTGCAGTGTTCGTCATCGCGCATGGCCACATCGCAGGGCGTGTACGTGTGCCCCATCCTGGTGGAAGAACCCTCCGCCAAAATGGGCGACACCCTGGAAGAAACCATGCGCCCCTTTCCGCTGAGCCATCCCGCCTGTTACACCTGCCGCATTTCCGGCATGACCTGCAAGAGTTGA
- the mpl gene encoding UDP-N-acetylmuramate:L-alanyl-gamma-D-glutamyl-meso-diaminopimelate ligase, whose translation MKSESNAPQSIYLIAVCGTGMASLAGLLKKSGHRVLGSDASVYPPMSTLLEQMGIEIRPGYKAENITGDIDLVVVGNAVSKDNAEVVAVQQAGIPYISFPQALARFFLEGRKSLVVTGTHGKTSTTALLAWVFEAAGRKPGFMVGGWLKNFDGNHQVPEGGVFITEGDEYDTAFFDKGPKFLHYQPYGAILTGIEFDHADIYRDLDHIKDAFRGFVKTVDPQGFLLVEATDGNIQDVIGEAHCEVETYGFAHDADWHIASHRFCEGASEFDLQHKGVTLGRFTLPMIGRHNVLNCAAVIALAHRSGISVEEIASALPFFQGVKRRQEVVGEANGVVVIDDFAHHPTAIDLTLDAVKEAWPGRTLWAVFEPRSATSKRNVFQSRFPDSFLKADKTVIAGVPAPEKIKDGERLNPAAVAEALKARGKEAWHIESVAGIVDHIAQHHTSNDVVLVMSSGGFDGIHQKLLDRLGAP comes from the coding sequence ATGAAATCCGAATCCAACGCCCCCCAATCCATTTATCTTATCGCCGTCTGCGGCACCGGGATGGCTTCGCTCGCCGGCCTGCTCAAAAAATCCGGCCACCGTGTTTTAGGCTCCGACGCCAGCGTCTATCCGCCGATGAGCACGCTGCTCGAACAGATGGGCATCGAGATCCGCCCCGGCTACAAGGCGGAAAACATCACCGGCGATATCGATCTCGTCGTCGTCGGCAACGCGGTGTCGAAGGACAACGCGGAAGTGGTCGCCGTCCAGCAGGCGGGCATCCCGTACATTTCCTTCCCGCAGGCGCTGGCGCGGTTTTTCCTTGAAGGCCGCAAGTCGCTGGTGGTCACGGGCACGCACGGCAAAACCTCGACCACGGCGCTGCTCGCCTGGGTGTTCGAGGCGGCGGGACGCAAGCCGGGCTTCATGGTGGGCGGCTGGCTCAAAAATTTCGACGGCAATCATCAAGTGCCGGAGGGCGGCGTCTTCATCACCGAGGGCGACGAATACGATACGGCGTTTTTCGACAAGGGACCGAAGTTTCTGCACTACCAACCCTATGGCGCCATCCTGACCGGCATCGAGTTCGACCACGCGGACATCTACCGCGACCTCGATCACATCAAGGACGCCTTCCGCGGTTTCGTGAAAACCGTTGACCCGCAGGGCTTCCTGCTGGTGGAGGCGACGGACGGCAATATTCAAGACGTAATCGGCGAGGCGCACTGCGAGGTGGAGACCTACGGTTTCGCGCACGATGCCGACTGGCACATCGCGTCGCACCGCTTTTGCGAAGGCGCCAGCGAGTTCGACCTCCAGCACAAGGGAGTGACTCTCGGCCGCTTCACCCTGCCGATGATCGGCCGTCACAACGTGCTCAACTGCGCGGCGGTCATCGCCCTGGCGCACCGCTCGGGCATTTCGGTGGAAGAGATCGCCTCCGCCCTGCCCTTCTTCCAAGGCGTCAAGCGGCGGCAGGAAGTGGTGGGCGAAGCCAACGGCGTGGTGGTGATCGACGACTTCGCGCACCACCCGACGGCGATCGATCTCACCCTCGACGCGGTGAAAGAAGCCTGGCCGGGGCGCACGTTGTGGGCGGTGTTCGAGCCGCGCTCGGCCACGTCCAAACGCAACGTGTTTCAGTCGCGCTTCCCCGACAGCTTTTTGAAAGCGGACAAGACGGTGATCGCGGGTGTGCCTGCGCCGGAAAAAATCAAGGACGGCGAACGGCTGAACCCCGCCGCCGTCGCCGAGGCCCTCAAAGCGCGCGGCAAAGAGGCCTGGCATATTGAATCGGTGGCAGGTATCGTGGACCATATCGCGCAACACCACACGTCGAACGATGTCGTGCTGGTGATGTCGTCCGGCGGCTTCGACGGCATCCATCAGAAACTGCTCGACCGGCTGGGAGCACCATGA
- a CDS encoding type II toxin-antitoxin system HicB family antitoxin: MEPQKEGGFTVYVPSLHGCISQGETREEAIELYRESDSTSKSR, translated from the coding sequence TTGGAACCGCAGAAAGAAGGCGGTTTCACCGTTTATGTCCCCTCCCTCCATGGCTGTATTTCCCAAGGCGAAACCCGGGAAGAAGCCATCGAGCTTTACCGGGAATCAGATAGTACTTCCAAATCTCGTTAA